Below is a window of Nicotiana tabacum cultivar K326 chromosome 19, ASM71507v2, whole genome shotgun sequence DNA.
AAAACCAAGTGGATAAATTTTTTTAGAAGGGGCAACCAAATGGATAAATTATAAGCAAGAATCCACACTCGTATCAGACTTTCGTATCCTCATTATTCACATGAAAATGTGACAACAGAACTGAGAGTGAACAAACTTAAAAATGTAAAAGCCTGATAAACTTTAAATAGCTTCAGAATCATCATTGAGCTAATGATGAATGTTGCACTGAGAAAAGCAGTCCGGAAACTAAGGATGTTCAAAAGCAGTTGAAAATTTGGTATAGACAAGCAAGAAAGCTGTCACTGGTAACTTGGCTTTTTTGGTGAGAGAGTAAAATTTCTGAATGAAAAGCAAGACTTCAGGAAGTGAAGAAAGGAAAGTAGACTTCAAGAAAGGCACAGTATTGAGGGCTCATTGCAGTTCAGAAGGATTACTGGCAAAAAGTAGGAGGCAGATATCATGGAAGCCAGAAGGTTAGATGTcgatttttggaagaatttttctAGATTAACAATGACACACAAAGTCAAAGTAGTTGATTCCAAACCCTCTTTGTTTGAGAATTAAGAAAACAAATCTCATCTCACAAATCTTTCAAGCCATCTCATAAAACCTATCCAGATTCCAGCATCAATTTATTTTCATTCAACAAGAGAAACTACATACGAGCTTATCAAGTCCAGAACaatttgatgatttcaacaggAGAAAGACGTTCTGCAACAACAAAGAAGTTCAAATTCAAGAAAGGTCTCCAAAGTTGATTCAAAACTAAAGACAGAAGAACAAAAGTCTTTAGAAAGTACAcatgaaaataatattaaaacttaaaaagGCGAACTATACCAAGTAAGAAGTACATATCATCATTCACAACTCTTGCAAATTGCCATAGAAACTGCAGCTTCATGATGCGGTTTCCGATTCCAGTGTTGGGAAGCATCATCAGTTCTAAATGATCAAGCTTCTTTAGCATTTGAGAAACTTACTGAAGCCACATAGGTTCTTTCAGTAGGTTCTTCTGTTGTCCTTTCCAAGCTTGTTTACCTTTCGTAAATTagaaaaagggcagcccggtgcacgaagcatcccgcattcacgcaaggtccggggaagggccgcaccccaagggggtgtgatgtaggcagcctaccctgatgcaagcatcagTGACTGATTCCACGGCtagaacccgtgacctataggtcacacggacaACTTTATCGTTGCTGAAACTCCCCTTCACCTTTCGTAAATTCATCCAGAAAAATTTCTATGATGGTAAACATTTAGTTTCTTGCTCTTTCATCAAATTGGCTATACGCCTTGTTGACTAACTTGAAGGACCCACAAGGACCATCCTCAACTAGTTCGTAAGAGCTGTCATTTTTATCACTATAAGCCTTACTTCTACGTATGTAGTCATAGGTAATGTACATGAGGAAGTCTAGAAAGAGACTCTTTCCTGTTGTTTCTGTACAATATTCTGTGTTTTCTTGTATATAATGAGAAGCATTGTCCaaaattttatatgttatttCATCAAACTCAAAACCAATTTCGCTCAACTTCTGCCCCCACATCAACGTCCGCTGAGGTAGTCCCTGCTTCCATAGGTGAGAAAGTAGTAAGTTAGCGGTAACGGTGTTTGGGATAAATGCCATCTTAAGCAACTTTGCTGCCAAAATCATTGCACGGTCCAATATGTCATTGCAAGCACTATTCATCATAGTGTTATATGTAACGGTATTTGGCACCACTCCAGCAGATACAAGCTCATCCAACATCATAACTGCTCGATTTATCCTCCTACTACTACAGAAACCATGAAGCTTTATATTGTAGGTTGTGATATCAGGTTCCCATCCACTGGCATACATTCTTGTCATAAAGTTATCCGCATTGACCATGTCGAATGCTTTGCAGAATCCGTTGATCAAGGTGTTATATGTAACAATATCAGGTTGTATACCACTTCGTTGCATTTCCACAAAACTGTCAACAGCTAATCTCATTCTTCCCTGTTTGCAGAAACCATTGATGATGGTATTAATTGTAAAGACATCCGGGAGAAGACCCCTATCCCTCATGTCCCTCTCTAGTTTCTGAGCTTCATTCAGTTTTCCGCTATTACAAAAACCAGTAATTAGCGAATTATAAACAAAATTATTAGGCACAAGCCCTTTCCTAGTCATCTGGAAAAAGGCATCATACGCATCTTCAACAGATCCTGCTTTAGCAAGCCCATCTATCAATGCAGAAAAAGCAACAGAATCAGGAGCGATTCCCATCATTTCCATTTCTTCCCACAATATTCTAGCTCCTATTACATCCCCTTTCTTAAAATACCCATccagaagcacagtgaaagcagTTCTGTTAACAGGGAAGGACATTGCAATCATCTTAGCCATTAAATTTCTCGCTTCTTGCAGCCTCCCTGTCGTTGCCAAACCCATGAGAAGGGAAGCACACGTGGAAGCTGAAGGAGTCTGACCAAACTGAACCATAATATTATAGACTTCAAATGCTTTTTCTTCTAACCCTTCTTTGCTGTAAGCAGCAATAATGGAATTAAAAGCTATTACACTAACAGGTATCCCCTTCTCAAGCATACTATCCAACAATGTTACAGCCTCGTTCAACCTTCCTGCCCAACACAATCCTGCAATTGATACATCAGAGAATAAACAATCTGGAAAAAGTCCCGTCACTGTTAGATCCCATAATAATCGGTCGCCATCCTCTTCCCTACCATACTTATAGTGACCTGCCACCAAAATGTTAAGAGTTATAGCATCTGGAACTATAcccttctttttcatttcttcatatAGCATATTTGCTTGATATATTTCCCGTGCTTTAACGTAGCCATCCATCAAAGCATTATATGTGATGGTGCTAGGAAAGACACCCACCTCTTGCATTCCATCAAAAACCTTTCTGGCTTCCATCATGTTGCCTTCTTTGCATAAGGCATTAATTACCGTACTAAAGGTAGAGATACTTGGATTACATCCATGATCAATCATCATATGCACCCAGTGCAATGCATCTGAAGTCCATCCTCTAATACAGTATGCATTGATCAAAATATTATATGTAAAAACATCTGGCTCACATCCAAACTTCCTCATGAGATGACATAAACTCTCTCCCGTTCGAAGACTGCCTTTTCTACAATATCCAAGAATCATTACATTAAAGAGATTGTTAGTAGGACGAGGCCCTTTATGCAACATATCCCGAAATAACTTCCAGACATTACCATAATCACCAATCCTAAGCAACAACTTAAATAGGATGCCGACAGCTGATGAACTCGGCCTCAACCCACTGTCTCTCATCTTACTCGAAATCTCTAATGCAGCCGAAACCATTTCTGCGGTTAAAAAAGCCCGCATTAATGAATCAAGAACTGAAAAGTCACACTCATACTTACAATGCTCCCTCCACATGAACTCCACAATCTCATCACTCCTACATTTTCCAATCCTCCTAATGATCCAAGATATTATATCCTGTGCCAATAGCCTCAACTGTCCAGCAGCCAATAAATGCGCACTAATACAACATGACTTCACTGTACTCTCCGAATAATCTTGAAAAACAAACTTAAAGAATGCAAATGCAACTTCCCTATTACCAATCAACTTCATAATTTTTACCAAAAAAGATGGGCAAAAATCTCTTGAAAATGCTTCCAAAATGtaacctttttcattttttatcatTCTTGATAACCCCACAACAATTTTACGCCTCTCATTTGAGGTAATGACAGTGTAAGTAGAAGAGTTTGACAAATTCTTAAAAGGGGAAAACTGTTCAAGAAAATCAAATCCTTTTTCAGAATCTAATAAATTTGAACTGCAATATGAGCTTTCAGTAGAAAAGCTGGTAACTTTAGGGTTTAGGACTTTGTGTGGTGGAGTGAGGAAGTGTAAAACTAGCAGTTGTGAAGTGTACAAGGATGTTGGAAACAGGGGAAAATGACCCACCTTGTAATTGATGCGCATACGGCGCAAAGTGGCACACATCCGGAAATTCGCCGGAGATGTCGTCGGGGATGATTTTCCCGGCAAAGCTAACGGAGTTTTTGAAGGTTTTGACGTGCACAGCGCAGCAAAATCTTGAGTGACAATGTCCATGGACTAAAATGTTAACATTGGACTTGTTCAGTAAAGTCAGATGGGCCAACCCAACTAGTTCCCAGTAAAGAAGTTGGGCTTGTCTGCACATTGTTGATACCGAAAAAAgtttttatgaacgttatccgttCCGGTGACAAGCACAGTGGCTGTGTTCGGTCCTCAACCATTCCATCTTGAATTTTACGTGTCCACATTTTAGTCAGTCACGTATCATattatattttaccctatacatatAGTCTCTCTGTTTTCCGGTaacataactttgtgttatcgAAAAGGCGGTAGAGACACCTTTTTGGCGGAAATTACTATAGTTCCCTCTTAAGGTCTCTGATAGTTGATTAGACGCATGTCTCtctgcatttaatgccccgaacacgcgtcatcccatgattcaatacaacttttgccgattatcgaggtaatcatggccatgaatttagccgccaaaattttacttaaaCGCAACTTTCTTTTCCTTAGCGTTTTACAAATTGCTTGAGCTTCTGATTTGCATCCTTGTTTTCCATCCGTTTTCTAATTTTCTCCAAACATAAACTCTTTACCTTCTTCTTTTCcaatggcttcttcctccaaACGTGGTGGTTCTATAAAGAATAAGAACAAAACCAAGGATTTCGTTCCTCCAATAGTagattccatcatcccaaaaaggcttagtacttcgaaggattttgaaaagaaatttcctactgctaaccctcgtacatgggttgttagtaggtacccttcttccattcgtccttccagtattcctgctgtgaaggaggACTGCAGCTGCAATGAGTTGAAAATtattgctcctgatctatcgAAGCGAGTAACCCTTTCaaaggaaggttttacatactttttcaCGTATCCCattactttgggtgcgttttctttgagcggagagcctgattccgtgattgcggagttttgccttcACTACCAGGTAAGTCtggcacaggtaagtccttcagtgtggaggacGATCGCCTGCCTCCGACGTTTGTGCCAAGAAACtggagaggagctaaccttagctcatgtgatgaatctctattcccgTAAAATCTTCCGCGGGAGAATAATAAACCTTTGAAAgtgtggccaccatgctttgttgtctagcatggatgatgacaacgaccatggatggatggaacggttcgttgCAGTTGCCACCAACGACATCATTCCGACAACAGCTTCATCCTTTCCGGTtgcttggaaccgcactcgtaagttcTTTGTATAATATTCCTCCTACGAGATATTCTTCTATGGTTGTATCATCTCTTCACCCTCCGCATATTTCAACAACTCGATGGCTCCCAAT
It encodes the following:
- the LOC107808237 gene encoding uncharacterized protein LOC107808237, which produces MDIVTQDFAALCTSKPSKTPLALPGKSSPTTSPANFRMCATLRRMRINYKVGHFPLFPTSLYTSQLLVLHFLTPPHKVLNPKVTSFSTESSYCSSNLLDSEKGFDFLEQFSPFKNLSNSSTYTVITSNERRKIVVGLSRMIKNEKGYILEAFSRDFCPSFLVKIMKLIGNREVAFAFFKFVFQDYSESTVKSCCISAHLLAAGQLRLLAQDIISWIIRRIGKCRSDEIVEFMWREHCKYECDFSVLDSLMRAFLTAEMVSAALEISSKMRDSGLRPSSSAVGILFKLLLRIGDYGNVWKLFRDMLHKGPRPTNNLFNVMILGYCRKGSLRTGESLCHLMRKFGCEPDVFTYNILINAYCIRGWTSDALHWVHMMIDHGCNPSISTFSTVINALCKEGNMMEARKVFDGMQEVGVFPSTITYNALMDGYVKAREIYQANMLYEEMKKKGIVPDAITLNILVAGHYKYGREEDGDRLLWDLTVTGLFPDCLFSDVSIAGLCWAGRLNEAVTLLDSMLEKGIPVSVIAFNSIIAAYSKEGLEEKAFEVYNIMVQFGQTPSASTCASLLMGLATTGRLQEARNLMAKMIAMSFPVNRTAFTVLLDGYFKKGDVIGARILWEEMEMMGIAPDSVAFSALIDGLAKAGSVEDAYDAFFQMTRKGLVPNNFVYNSLITGFCNSGKLNEAQKLERDMRDRGLLPDVFTINTIINGFCKQGRMRLAVDSFVEMQRSGIQPDIVTYNTLINGFCKAFDMVNADNFMTRMYASGWEPDITTYNIKLHGFCSSRRINRAVMMLDELVSAGVVPNTVTYNTMMNSACNDILDRAMILAAKLLKMAFIPNTVTANLLLSHLWKQGLPQRTLMWGQKLSEIGFEFDEITYKILDNASHYIQENTEYCTETTGKSLFLDFLMYITYDYIRRSKAYSDKNDSSYELVEDGPCGSFKLVNKAYSQFDERARN